From Vigna unguiculata cultivar IT97K-499-35 chromosome 5, ASM411807v1, whole genome shotgun sequence, the proteins below share one genomic window:
- the LOC114184132 gene encoding uncharacterized protein LOC114184132 isoform X2, which yields MEDSTSGGHHNERKRSSDSNAFAKFLPFSPPLEDDPESHEAKFGGHHDHGHKRFKPNSQAPLLETTTPNLTPSSHLPKQNIDTKETLDFSSPSTSIRHSTSTGPSPQSIGSKSSFIEYVENAGCNWKEDQNQSELESVMSMVAEELSRRPRTGGIYKAIASQRECTMKRLKDLSNKEATIDVGLEMGDAAHLLKLMSFSSSEIEMAGQKGRKGAMLLIQAEILRKKGQELIAECQNLLQDAL from the exons ATGGAGGATTCCACAAGTGGTGGGCATCACAACGAAAGAAAAAGAAGCAGTGACAGCAATGCTTTCGCCAagtttcttcctttttctccaCCATTGGAAGACGACCCTGAATCACACGAAGCTAAATTTGGTGGTCACCATGACCATGGCCACAAGAGATTCAAACCAAATTCTCAAGCTCCTTTGTTGGAAACCACCACCCCCAATTTAACCCCTTCTTCTCATCTTCCCAAACAAAACATTGACACAAAGGAAACATTGGACTTTTCCTCTCCATCAACTTCCATTAGGCATTCAACTAGTACTGGACCATCACCACAATCCATTGGTAGCAAGTCATCATTCATTGAGTACGTGGAGAATGCTG GTTGCAACTGGAAAGAAGATCAGAATCAGAGTGAGCTAGAATCAGTGATGTCTATGGTAGCTGAGGAACTGTCAAGGAGGCCTAGAACCGGAGGCATATACAAAGCAATTGCGAGTCAACGCGAGTGCACTATGAAACGTTTGAAAGATTTGTCAAACAAAGAGGCTACAATAGATGTTGGACTTGAGATGGGTGATGCAGCACATCTTTTGAAGCTCATGAGCTTCTCTAGCAGTGAGATCGAGATGGCAGGGCAAAAGGGTCGCAAAGGAGCTATGTTGTTGATTCAAGCAGAGATCCTTCGTAAGAAGGGACAGGAACTCATTGCTGAATGCCAGAACTTGCTCCAAGATGCATTGTAA
- the LOC114184132 gene encoding uncharacterized protein LOC114184132 isoform X1 — MEDSTSGGHHNERKRSSDSNAFAKFLPFSPPLEDDPESHEAKFGGHHDHGHKRFKPNSQAPLLETTTPNLTPSSHLPKQNIDTKETLDFSSPSTSIRHSTSTGPSPQSIGSKSSFIEYVENAGKICRTVSDSCNWKEDQNQSELESVMSMVAEELSRRPRTGGIYKAIASQRECTMKRLKDLSNKEATIDVGLEMGDAAHLLKLMSFSSSEIEMAGQKGRKGAMLLIQAEILRKKGQELIAECQNLLQDAL; from the exons ATGGAGGATTCCACAAGTGGTGGGCATCACAACGAAAGAAAAAGAAGCAGTGACAGCAATGCTTTCGCCAagtttcttcctttttctccaCCATTGGAAGACGACCCTGAATCACACGAAGCTAAATTTGGTGGTCACCATGACCATGGCCACAAGAGATTCAAACCAAATTCTCAAGCTCCTTTGTTGGAAACCACCACCCCCAATTTAACCCCTTCTTCTCATCTTCCCAAACAAAACATTGACACAAAGGAAACATTGGACTTTTCCTCTCCATCAACTTCCATTAGGCATTCAACTAGTACTGGACCATCACCACAATCCATTGGTAGCAAGTCATCATTCATTGAGTACGTGGAGAATGCTGGTAAAATTTGCAGAACAGTCTCAGATA GTTGCAACTGGAAAGAAGATCAGAATCAGAGTGAGCTAGAATCAGTGATGTCTATGGTAGCTGAGGAACTGTCAAGGAGGCCTAGAACCGGAGGCATATACAAAGCAATTGCGAGTCAACGCGAGTGCACTATGAAACGTTTGAAAGATTTGTCAAACAAAGAGGCTACAATAGATGTTGGACTTGAGATGGGTGATGCAGCACATCTTTTGAAGCTCATGAGCTTCTCTAGCAGTGAGATCGAGATGGCAGGGCAAAAGGGTCGCAAAGGAGCTATGTTGTTGATTCAAGCAGAGATCCTTCGTAAGAAGGGACAGGAACTCATTGCTGAATGCCAGAACTTGCTCCAAGATGCATTGTAA